Genomic segment of Chloroflexota bacterium:
TGAGGCTGGTACACCCCCGCCGGATCGACCACGCAGAGCTGGGCGCCGGTGTGGCGGCCCTCGGGAATGGTCCAGGTCACGCCGTATTGGAGCGGCGTCAACCGGCCGTCGGCGATGAAGAACAGCTCCGGGTCGGCGGCGAACATCTCCCGTGCGGTCCGCTCCAGGTCGCGGGCGCGGAAGAGGCGGGCAATGGCGTTGCCCACGGCGCCGCGCTTCACCAAGCCGCGCTGTTCCAGGCCTTCGCCCAATCGGTTGAAGTCGTAGCTGCGCTCGGGCATGCCGGGAAAGCTTGGGTCGGGTCCCCACGCCTCGCTGTGCAGCGGAACCACGCGCCCGTCCGACAGGCGCTGGAGTCCTTCCACGGCGCGCGGGCGGCGGTGGGACCCGATCTCCTGCTCCATGAAGTGACCGGCGGTGAGGTTTTGATAGGGCACGCCCAGCAGCAGGAACCACCCGTCGAGGTCGAATATCGCGCGCATGGACGGCTGTGCGTCCCAGCCGTCATCGCCGCCGGCGTCGATGATCGTGTCGCGCAGCGGCCCGATGGCGGCCACGGTCTGCACGATGTGGATTGTGCGGCGGGCCTCCGGGCGGCGGAAGACGTGGTTGGGAATGGCGCCGGTCGTCACCGGCGTCTCCGCCGGGTCGAACACAAAGCCCGGCTCGTGGTATTGGCCCGTGAAGGTGGGCGCGACGAGCGTTCCCTCGGGGCCAATCGCCGCCAGCAACGCGTCGACCACCCTATCCGCCCCACCCTCGACCGTGCCGATGCTGCGCAATGAGCTGTGAAACATCACCAGGCCGCCGCGCGGCACTCCCAGCCGTTCGAGGCCGGAGGTCAACTCCGGGCCGGTGCGAATCACGCGGCCGGAAGGCGCGCTCACCGGAAGCTCAGTCGGCGCCGAGTTCGTCTTCGAGCCGACGCATGTGAGTGATGGCGTCGTGGGTGTAGCGGTCGAAGAAGTCGGCGTGGCCGCCGGCGCGGAAGACGGTGAAGGGGTCGGCGGTGTCGGGGAGCAGCTCGAACGCCAGCCAGCCGGTGTAGTCCACCTCGTCAAGCGCCCGCAGCACCTCGCGGAAGTCGGCGTGTCCGTAGCCGGGCGGCA
This window contains:
- a CDS encoding AAC(3) family N-acetyltransferase — protein: MSAPSGRVIRTGPELTSGLERLGVPRGGLVMFHSSLRSIGTVEGGADRVVDALLAAIGPEGTLVAPTFTGQYHEPGFVFDPAETPVTTGAIPNHVFRRPEARRTIHIVQTVAAIGPLRDTIIDAGGDDGWDAQPSMRAIFDLDGWFLLLGVPYQNLTAGHFMEQEIGSHRRPRAVEGLQRLSDGRVVPLHSEAWGPDPSFPGMPERSYDFNRLGEGLEQRGLVKRGAVGNAIARLFRARDLERTAREMFAADPELFFIADGRLTPLQYGVTWTIPEGRHTGAQLCVVDPAGVYQPHTK